In Dictyoglomus sp. NZ13-RE01, the genomic stretch TACCACATAACCACCATCTTTTGTTTGTTGAATAGAGTTAGCCACATCACTAAATTCTCCGCCATGGGTACTTTGCTAAATATTTAGATAATCCTCATTCTGAAACTTTGAAGTGTCCCAAGTATATTCAAATTGTTAACCGCACTTGGTATAGACATGATTGTCACCTGAAGGAATATAGACAAGTTTTTAGTAAACAAACCATAAAGAGAAAGAAGGCTTTTTATATGATTACTACTATTGTTACTGTACTGGTACCTATGTCCATACCTATTTGCCCCGATAGATGAAGTTTTTTTTGAAGAAGTTGTAGAAAGAATATAATATAATATAATAGAAAACTTTCTAAGGATATTAATAAAAATATGATTGATATTGAATTTAATGAGCAGTTTAAAAAAGCTTTAGATTTAATGGAAAATACAAATAAAAATGTCTTTATAACAGGAAAGGCAGGAACAGGAAAGTCTACCCTTTTAAATTACTTTCGGTCTATTACAAAGAAAAATATTGTAGTTTTGGCTCCTACAGGGGTTTCTGCCCTAAATGTTAATGGAGAGACCATTCACTCTTTTTTTGGATTTAAGCCCAATGTAACTTTGCAGAGTATAAGAAAGCTTAAAGATAAAGAGGCAAAAATTTACAAAGAGATAGATACTATTGTTATTGATGAGATCTCTATGGTGAGGGCAGATCTTTTGGATTGTGTAGATTACTTTTTGAGATTAAATGGAAAAAGTAAGAGTAAGCCCTTTGGTGGAATCCAAATGATCTTTATTGGAGATCTATATCAGCTTCCTCCTGTGGTTACATCAAAGGAAAAAGAACTTTTTACAAAAAGATATAAAAGTCAATATTTTTTTGATTCTGATGTATTTAAAGATCTCCCTGTAGAATTCATTGAATTGGAGAAGGTTTATAGGCAAAGAGATGAGAAATTTATAAATCTTCTTAACGAAATTAGAAACAACACCATAATTGAGGAAAGCCTAAAATTATTGAATAGCAGAGTAAGAGAAAATTTTGAAGATTCTGATTATACTGTTTATCTTACTCCTTTAAATGAAACTGCAAATAAAATAAACATGGAAAAGCTAAATTCCTTAAAGGGGAAATTATATGAGTGGAATGCATATATAGAAGGAGAGTTTGATGAGAATTCCTACCCTACTGATGCAATTCTTTATTTGAAAAAGGGAGCCCAAGTAATGATGCTAAATAATGATAGTAAAGGAAGATGGGTGAATGGAAGTATTGGGAAAGTTGTGGATATAAAAAGGTCAAAAAATTATGAATTTGATATAATAAAGGTCCAATTTCCCGATAATAGGGTTGAAGAGGTATATCCCTTTACTTGGGAAATATTTCACTATAGATACAATGATGATATAAAGATGATTGAGACAGAGGTTGTGGGATCCTTTACCCAATATCCTTTAAGGCTTGCCTGGGCAGTTACCATTCATAAAAGTCAAGGAAAAACCTTTGATAAAGTAGTTATTGATCTTGAGAGGGGAGTTTTTGCTCCAGGTCAACTATATGTTGCCCTTAGTAGGTGCACCTCTTTTGAAGGAATTATCCTTAAAAAACCTGTAAAGAAAAGCTATATTCTCTTGGACAAAAGAATTGTAAATTTTCTAACAAATTTTCAGTATAAACTTTCGGAAAGAGATATTCCCTTAGAAGAAAAGATAAAGATAATTG encodes the following:
- a CDS encoding AAA family ATPase is translated as MIDIEFNEQFKKALDLMENTNKNVFITGKAGTGKSTLLNYFRSITKKNIVVLAPTGVSALNVNGETIHSFFGFKPNVTLQSIRKLKDKEAKIYKEIDTIVIDEISMVRADLLDCVDYFLRLNGKSKSKPFGGIQMIFIGDLYQLPPVVTSKEKELFTKRYKSQYFFDSDVFKDLPVEFIELEKVYRQRDEKFINLLNEIRNNTIIEESLKLLNSRVRENFEDSDYTVYLTPLNETANKINMEKLNSLKGKLYEWNAYIEGEFDENSYPTDAILYLKKGAQVMMLNNDSKGRWVNGSIGKVVDIKRSKNYEFDIIKVQFPDNRVEEVYPFTWEIFHYRYNDDIKMIETEVVGSFTQYPLRLAWAVTIHKSQGKTFDKVVIDLERGVFAPGQLYVALSRCTSFEGIILKKPVKKSYILLDKRIVNFLTNFQYKLSERDIPLEEKIKIIEKAIKENKLLSITYLKPNDEKSRRIIKPYEIGEFEYNKKKFLGVSAYCHERKEDRVFRIDRILEIDIV